One segment of Oncorhynchus gorbuscha isolate QuinsamMale2020 ecotype Even-year unplaced genomic scaffold, OgorEven_v1.0 Un_scaffold_2100, whole genome shotgun sequence DNA contains the following:
- the LOC124024966 gene encoding cysteine-rich hydrophobic domain-containing protein 2 gives MMEDFDEIYEEEEEEDEERAAEEQLLKYAPDPVVVRGSGHVTVFGLSNKFESEFPSALTGKVAPEEFKASINRVNGCLKKTLPVNVRWLLCGCLCCCCTLGFSLWPVICLSKRTQRSMEKLLDWENSRLYHKLCLHWRLSKRKCETNNMMEYVILIEFLPKIPIFRPD, from the exons ATGATGGAGGACTTCGACGAGATctacgaggaggaggaagaggaggacgaggagaggGCCGCGGAGGAACAGCTGTTAAAGTACGCTCCAGACCCGGTGGTCGTCCGAGGATCTGGCCATGTCACTGT GTTTGGACTCAGTAACAAGTTTGAGTCAGAGTTCCCATCGGCACTTACAGGGAAG GTGGCGCCAGAGGAGTTCAAGGCCAGTATAAACCGTGTTAACGGCTGTCTGAAGAAGACGCTGCCAGTGAATGTGCGTTGGCTGCTGTGTGGCTGTCTCTGTTGCTGCTGTACACTGGGCTTCAGTCTCTGGCCCGTCATCTGTCTGAGCAAAAgg acacAGAGATCCATGGAGAAGCTGTTGGATTGGGAGAACAGCAGACTGTACCACAAG CTGTGTTTGCATTGGAGGCTGAGCAAGAGGAAGTGTGAAACCAACAACATGATGGAAtat gtAATCCTGATAGAGTTCCTACCCAAGATCCCCATTTTCAGACCGGACTAG